A genomic stretch from Falco naumanni isolate bFalNau1 chromosome 6, bFalNau1.pat, whole genome shotgun sequence includes:
- the UGP2 gene encoding UTP--glucose-1-phosphate uridylyltransferase codes for MSSFAKDFSKAMSQAGSSQFQEVIRQELEYSMKVELDKILATATSNELEHTKKDLEGFKKLFHRFLQEKGPSVDWGKIQRPPEDSIQPYEKIKARGLPDNIASVLNKLVVVKLNGGLGTSMGCKGPKSLIGVRNENTFLDLTVQQIEHLNKSYNTDVPLVLMNSFNTDDDTKKILQKYSHSRVKIYTFNQSRYPRINKETLLPIAKDVSYSGENTECWYPPGHGDIYASFYNSGLLDNLIGEGKEYIFVSNIDNLGATVDLYILNHLMNPPNGKRCEFVMEVTNKTRADVKGGTLTQYENKLRLVEIAQVPKAHVDEFKSVSKFKIFNTNNLWIALSAIKRLQEKNAIDMEIIVNPKTLDGGLNVIQLETAVGAAIKSFENSLGINVPRSRFLPVKTTSDLLLVMSNLYSLNAGSLTMSEKREFPTVPLVKLGSSFTKVQDYLRRFESIPDMLELDHLTVSGDVTFGKNVSLKGTVIIIANHGDRIDIPAGALLENKIVSGNLRILDH; via the exons ATGTCGTCCTTTGCGAAAG atttcAGCAAAGCAATGTCTCAAGCTGGCTCTTCACAGTTTCAGGAAGTCATTCGACAAGAGCTGGAGTATTCAATGAAAGTAGAACTTGATAAGATACTTGCGACTGCAACCTCAAATGAGCTAGAG CACACTAAAAAGGACCTGGAAGGATTTAAGAAGCTATTTCATAGATTCCTGCAAGAAAAGGGACCATCTGTGGACTGGGGGAAGATTCAGAGACCTCCAGAAGATTCG atcCAGCCCTATGAGAAGATAAAGGCCAGAGGGCTGCCCGATAACATCGCTTCTGTCTTGAACAAGCTGGTGGTTGTGAAACTAAATGGTGGCTTGGGCACAAGCATGGGTTGTAAAGGCCCCAAAAGTCTTATCGGGGTGCGGAACGAGAACACCTTCTTGGATCTGACGGTTCAGCAGATTGAG CATTTAAACAAATCCTACAACACCGATGTTCCTCTTGTTCTCATGAATTCTTTCAACACTGATGATGACACAAAGAAAATCTTGCAGAAATACAGTCACAGCCGTGTGAAGATATATACTTTTAATCAAAGCAG GTATCCTAGGATTAACAAGGAAACTCTGCTTCCGATAGCCAAGGACGTGTCTTACTCAGGAGAGAATACGGAGTGCTGGTACCCCCCCGGCCATGGAGATATCTATGCCAGTTTCTATAACTCTGGTCTGCTGGATAACCTTATCGGAGAGGGGAAGGAGTACATTTTCGTGTCCAATATAGATAACTTGGGTGCCACTGTGGACCTTTACATTCTTAACCACCTTATGAACCCACCCAATGGAAAACGCTGTGAATTTGTCATGGAAGTCACCAACAAAACGAGGGCGGATGTGAAG GGTGGCACGCTTACACAATATGAAAACAAGCTGAGGCTCGTGGAGATAGCTCAGGTCCCAAAAGCACACGTGGATGAATTCAAGTCCGTgtcaaaattcaaaatattcaaCACCAATAACTTGTGGATTGCTCTGTCTGCAATTAAAAGGCTGCAAGAGAAAAACGCTATCGATATGGAGATCATCGTTAACCCAAAG ACTCTGGATGGAGGCTTGAATGTTATCCAGTTGGAGACGGCAGTTGGTGCTGCTATTAAGAGTTTTGAGAACTCTCTGGGGATAAACGTACCTCGTAGTCGTTTTCTGCCTGTTAAGACCACGTCGGATCTCTTGCTTGTGATGTCCAATTTGTATAGCCTTAATGCTGGATCTCTAACCATGAGCGAGAAGCGTGAATTTCCAACAGTGCCTCTTGTGAAACTGGGAAGTTCTTTCACAAAG GTTCAAGATTACCTGCGGAGGTTTGAAAGTATTCCAGATATGCTGGAGCTGGATCATCTCACTGTTTCAGGTGATGTTACATTTGGGAAGAATGTTTCATTAAAG GGAACAGTTATCATCATTGCAAATCACGGTGACAGGATTGACATCCCAGCTGGAGCTCTACTAGAGAACAAAATCGTGTCCGGCAACCTTCGGATCCTGGACCACTGA